The sequence below is a genomic window from Nostoc sp. KVJ3.
AGTCAATTACAAACGTCTCGCAGAGAGAAGCATCTCGGTTCCCTTGCTCGGTGGCCACAGTCACAATTCCATTCTTGGAGTCGCAGTTAATCATCTCACCTGCGAACTTGACCGCACCACTAAGCGATCGCACTTCTACTTGGCAACCAACAAACCCTGCGATGTCCCCGCCGTCTTTTTCAATCTGCAACAGTGAGTATGAGAACTCATACTCAGTTTTTACCAAAACAGTATCGGATGTAATTGGCGCGTCTTTCACTGCCTGATCCTCAGTTGGCATACCCGCACCACTTTCTAGCTTTGACGCACCATTTCCGCAGGACTCCCCGCAGCAGTTTTCCATATCTGGCAAGGGTTCCGCATCACCCGCACCAGTTGAGGTGGCATATTCTTCTTTTTTCATTGTCGGAGAAAGCAATTCAATTTTCATTTCTGACTCTTCAATGTTTTTTTCCTGGGAATCTGAAAAAGTGGTGCGGGTGGTGCGGAAGTCCTGATTTTGCGAGGTTTCTGGTGCGGTAAGTGGTGCGGAAGTGGTGCGGGTTTCGTCTAATGTGGTGCGGGTAACTGACAAAATGCCAATGCCTTTGAGTACTGGAATGTTTCTTTTAGCAATGTCACAGTACCTAGTTCCCTTGACAGCCTTGGGAAAGAGTTGAGCGATTCGAGCAATGACTTGGTTAATGCCCTTTACGTTTTTGTCACTGGGTCTAACCTGTTCGCTCCACGTTCTGCGGTTGTTATCGGAATCTATAGTTAATGTGCCAGTTTGAGTGTAGTAATGTTCCAGTCTTACCCATAGCTCTTTTGCAGTCATTTCCTTACCAGGGACATAGCCTATGTTCGCGGCTTCTATGAAGTCAAATAGGTGATTATTTTCTTTCTGAAGGTTGTAGAAAGCATCAGTTGTACATTCATAATCAATGCCTCTGAAATCAGGTCGTTGAGAGCTTTCAGCATTTTATTTAGGAATGCTGGGGCTACTTTCGTTCTGATAAATTCCTTGTCGTAAGCAAAGCGGGGATCAGCTAGTAATTCATTTGGGTTGTTAGGATCTGGATTTTTTTCAAAGGTTTTCTTAAACTCTAAAACTGCAATCCTATCTTGAATTGCTTTCATAACTCCTTGTAATGATGGTGTTTCATTCAAGTTAAAAATACCTATGGCTTCAGGGGTAAACTCAATATGGTCTTTACCCTTCCGTTCACAATGCAACTTGTTACCAGTTACAAATAATTTTAAGCTTTGAATCTTGTCGATTCTTGACGTTTGTGGGTTTTCTGATGCCCAATTTACCCTGCTGTGCATCAATGGAGCTAAGTTAAACTTCCTGCCTTCGTCGTACAATTGGAAGTCTGCTAAAGAGACAGAAGTTAGTCCATTTTCGCCGTAAATGATTGATACACACTCGCGCAGAGCATCTTTACCGTTAGACCCAAGCCCAACTGCTAAAATTGCTTTTACCTCTCTTCCTCTGAGCTTCCTAACAGTTTGAAGGTCAATCGAAGCGGCAAGATTTCTCAAAAGAATTTCTCGTTGTGGTTTGTCCAAACACTCAAGTAATCGGTCGCAATCTGTAGTATCAGCGTTTGGATTGTACTCAATCAACGGTTCATAAATAAAGTAATCTTCGGGGGTATGAGGGTCTAGCCGTGGAATAACCTTATTACCTATCAAAACGGGTCTAACTATCCCATTAGTGCAGTTAATCCCTGGTGGATTGAGTAATTCTGCCTCAATTCCCGTTCGCATTTTCGCCCACTCTAGAACCTTCTTAACTGAACTGGGTGAAGCGTAAGGATAGGATTTTTTACCTTGCTCATTTTCAACTGCAAAAGAGTTACAAAAATTGGTGATTCGTCTACGCTCTGTGTCATCAGGAGAGTGTTTGTAGTGGTTGCCAGTATGCCAGTAGAGCCTATCCTCCGCACAAATCCAACTTTTATCGCCATAGAGAGTTTTGAAAGCAATTTGAATGAAGCTGACAACTGGATCAAGATCATTTAAAGGATCATCAAAATTTTGCAGCTTGCCAGAAGATGACGCTCTGCCACAGCCGCGTGGATCTCCTGCTCTAACCTGCGGATAAACTCTGGTACTTCCATCTGCCCCAAGATTTCTTTGATGTCACTTGATTTATATGGTAAATCGGGGCAGATGTCGTGAGGGTTAATTCCAATAAATGCAATCCCACCTCGTCGGCACAGTCCTGGCAGGTCTGGAGTTTCTTTAAGCCAGTGTCGTCAGCATCGTGCAGAAAGATGATTAATCCTATACCTGAATCTTTCAGGAGTTGGTATTCTGGGTGATTGTTTCTTATCCCATCCACTGCCTTGAAACGTAATCCCAGCAAGACCATGTGAGCGACCAACTTCTACGCATCCCTCGCCTTCATGCTGGAGTAGTGCCGGGGTTCCCTGCATCAATTTACTAGCGGCTAGCGCTTCATCAATACGATATGCCCCCAAGGAAAATCGCCTTTTTTCATCTCTGGTGTGCCGTCGGGGAGTCTATGCCATTGCCGAAAACTCTTGTCATAACCTTTCTCTTTACTGGTGTCTGCCCATTCGTAACGGTCAATCCATTGGGTTGGGGAGTATTGATAGGTTGTTTCGGTTGCGTTTCCGGGGATGCCCTTTCGCTTACTCTTTAATTTTTGAGGTTGGGGAATATTGGTCGCTGGCTCGGTCAACATTACCAAACCTAATTCGCCATCTGGAATTGGGGTTGGGTTGGGCTTGACTGTCTTAACTCTGATTGGGTTTTTGTTTGGTGCTGCACTGAAATTAGTTTTTTGTCGCTCTGCCAGCACTTCATCCCAAGGTTTGATTGCCTCTCGGATGTCCTTGCACTCACAATTATTGAAGCATTGATACTTCCCGGTTTCTGGGACGATAGATAAGTTGTGCCCCCCGCAAACGGGGCAGATGTACTTGCCTTTTTCTTTGGCTGGTTCTAGCTGGTCTTGAAAATTTCGGATGTCGAAGGAGGCGAACGCCTCTGGCATAACGGAGCCGCCAACGGTTTCGTGTCCTTTTAAAATGGCTACCATTGTGAAATCCTTGTGAGGTAAATTGTGTGGGCTTTACCTCCCCCGAAGATTCACCAAAGTTTTAATCAAATTTCTCGTTAAACCCGTTGTAGGAAGTTGTAAGAAGTACTAGGAACTGATAACATTAGGTTATAAAGAAATTTAATAGAGATAAAAATATCGGGTGTCTTCTAGGACTGTTAAACAACTTGTGTTCAGCAAGTTGAGTCTTGGGGAGGCATTCTTTTCTTATGTATATCTGGTGACATGACACTTAGAAAAGATGAACTAAGGGTATAGTCTTATTACATAGTAAATTATCTCAGGCAAAAAAATAATAAATATCTCAACTTTATAAAATAAAACAATTTATCTATTTTCCCAAGCCAAGACACAGCAAAGCTTTTACAAGTTTTTAACTAACATTAAAAACCAGATAAATACTCACTGTATTAATAGTATTAGTGGACTAAAAATAATTCAATTTGTTATACTGCTTCAAAAAGACATTAATCTAAGATTTTGACTGACTTAATACCTTGGCTGCATTTTGTCACTAACAGCCATCTTTTAGCCTCTGGTTCTAGCGCGGGCATGATTCTCCAGTTGAAATCATCTGCCCAAGTTTCGACCCCGTGAGCGGAGAGCAAAACTGACTTCAAGTTCCTTGAACCGCACCCAATCGCGATCGCTGATAGCTGTCAAAACGGGGAGAAGCCAGGGGAGTGATTTTAAATCAATGGCAGATGGGTTAATCATTTGATTTGTTTTTAGCGATCGCATCTGTAGACACAGATTCTTCCAGTTGGCAAGGGCGGCAACAACTACCCTTCAACTAGATTCGAGACAGTTCTTCGCTCGGATTTGGCCCACGCTTCTAAATCCGATTTGTTTCATGTTCGCAAGTAAACATTACTTTAGCCTTTTTGTTACTCCCATTTCGCTCACTTCAACAGCTT
It includes:
- a CDS encoding DUF5906 domain-containing protein, whose translation is MQNFDDPLNDLDPVVSFIQIAFKTLYGDKSWICAEDRLYWHTGNHYKHSPDDTERRRITNFCNSFAVENEQGKKSYPYASPSSVKKVLEWAKMRTGIEAELLNPPGINCTNGIVRPVLIGNKVIPRLDPHTPEDYFIYEPLIEYNPNADTTDCDRLLECLDKPQREILLRNLAASIDLQTVRKLRGREVKAILAVGLGSNGKDALRECVSIIYGENGLTSVSLADFQLYDEGRKFNLAPLMHSRVNWASENPQTSRIDKIQSLKLFVTGNKLHCERKGKDHIEFTPEAIGIFNLNETPSLQGVMKAIQDRIAVLEFKKTFEKNPDPNNPNELLADPRFAYDKEFIRTKVAPAFLNKMLKALNDLISEALIMNVQLMLSTTFRKKIITYLTS